The Salinicoccus roseus genome window below encodes:
- a CDS encoding FMN-dependent NADH-azoreductase, producing MKNVLVVKANNRPDGISTKMYDTFMETVKDNKNMNINVYDIFEEDMPYIGHELFSALGKIQNEEALDADEQRLMDAKQKAMDAFEAADVIVFAFPLWNLAIPARLQTFIDYVYSAGFTFKYNADGSMAQLMTDKKVILLNARGGMYSAPEMEGMDMSHNYMKNVIGGVFGMEIIDEVIIEGHNAMPQEAARIIEEGLESVRECARELNAQFA from the coding sequence ATGAAAAATGTACTCGTAGTAAAAGCAAACAACCGTCCGGATGGCATCTCCACAAAAATGTATGATACATTCATGGAAACGGTGAAAGACAATAAAAACATGAACATCAATGTATATGATATATTCGAGGAAGACATGCCATATATCGGACATGAACTCTTCAGCGCCCTCGGCAAGATCCAGAATGAAGAAGCACTGGACGCTGACGAGCAGCGTCTGATGGATGCGAAGCAGAAGGCGATGGACGCATTTGAAGCGGCGGATGTCATCGTGTTTGCGTTCCCACTGTGGAACCTTGCGATTCCTGCACGTCTGCAGACTTTCATCGACTATGTATATTCAGCAGGGTTCACATTCAAATATAATGCAGACGGGTCAATGGCACAGCTCATGACCGACAAGAAGGTCATCCTTCTCAATGCACGCGGCGGCATGTACAGTGCACCTGAAATGGAAGGTATGGACATGTCCCACAACTACATGAAGAATGTCATCGGCGGCGTATTCGGAATGGAAATCATCGATGAAGTCATCATCGAAGGCCATAATGCGATGCCTCAGGAAGCAGCAAGAATCATTG
- a CDS encoding DHA2 family efflux MFS transporter permease subunit has protein sequence MSASEQQSPSTVKRLPLMAVLISGAFAAILNQTLLATAIPPIMEDLEIEADVAQWLQSVFMLVNGIMIPITAFLIGKFTTRSLFFTAMGLFGFGTLVCGLAPGFEILLVGRILQASGAGIIMPLMQTIIFLIYPLEKRGTAMGMFGLVIGFAPAIGPTLSGWFVESYPWRGLFFIIIPIVIIDLIVAYFILRNVTERTNPKLDIPSIILSTFGFGGLLYGFSVAGSSGWLSTPVLGSLALGAVTLFLFIMRQQKLEQPILEFKVFQDKIFALTTGLGMVVFMSMIGGAVILPILMQDMMGFSPLESGLMLLPGALVMGSMSPVTGKLFDMFGARWLAIIGLSLVTITTYLFTMITVDTTFTYLATINVFRMLGVAMVMMPVTTAGLNQLSPKLVPHGTAMNNTMRQIAGAVGTALLVSIMTHTANPSEGMQGMINGVNTAFLAAAVISLIGLLLSLTLRKPVSHD, from the coding sequence ATGTCAGCTAGTGAACAGCAGTCACCATCAACCGTCAAAAGATTGCCGCTGATGGCTGTGCTTATTTCCGGTGCATTCGCAGCCATCCTGAACCAGACGCTGCTGGCTACAGCCATACCACCGATCATGGAGGATCTGGAGATTGAGGCGGATGTCGCCCAGTGGCTCCAATCGGTATTCATGCTGGTCAACGGCATCATGATTCCGATTACCGCATTCCTGATAGGGAAGTTTACGACGCGGTCACTATTCTTTACGGCGATGGGGCTTTTCGGGTTCGGTACACTCGTCTGCGGGCTCGCCCCGGGCTTTGAAATCCTGCTTGTCGGAAGGATACTCCAAGCCTCGGGGGCAGGCATCATCATGCCGCTGATGCAGACGATCATCTTCCTGATCTATCCGCTTGAGAAGCGGGGGACGGCGATGGGCATGTTCGGTTTGGTCATCGGTTTCGCGCCGGCCATCGGCCCGACATTGTCCGGCTGGTTCGTCGAGAGCTACCCTTGGAGAGGCCTCTTCTTCATCATCATACCGATCGTCATCATCGACCTGATCGTCGCCTATTTCATACTTAGGAATGTGACGGAGCGTACGAATCCGAAGCTCGACATTCCATCGATCATCCTGTCCACCTTCGGGTTCGGTGGACTGCTCTATGGCTTCAGCGTCGCAGGCAGCAGCGGCTGGCTGAGTACACCGGTGCTCGGTTCACTCGCACTGGGCGCAGTGACCCTGTTCCTCTTCATCATGCGCCAGCAGAAGCTCGAGCAGCCAATCCTCGAATTCAAGGTCTTCCAGGACAAGATATTCGCACTGACGACGGGTCTCGGCATGGTCGTCTTCATGTCCATGATCGGCGGCGCGGTCATCCTTCCGATCCTGATGCAGGATATGATGGGCTTCTCGCCGCTTGAATCCGGACTGATGCTGCTGCCGGGGGCATTGGTCATGGGTTCGATGAGCCCGGTGACCGGAAAGCTCTTCGACATGTTCGGAGCAAGATGGCTGGCAATCATCGGCCTCAGCCTCGTGACGATTACGACATACTTGTTCACGATGATTACAGTGGATACTACCTTCACCTACCTGGCGACCATCAATGTCTTCAGGATGCTCGGTGTGGCGATGGTGATGATGCCGGTGACGACAGCCGGACTGAACCAGCTGTCCCCAAAGCTCGTACCGCACGGCACAGCCATGAACAATACGATGCGCCAGATTGCCGGGGCGGTCGGCACAGCCCTGCTCGTATCGATCATGACCCATACCGCCAATCCATCAGAAGGGATGCAGGGCATGATCAATGGGGTGAACACGGCCTTCCTTGCAGCGGCCGTCATTTCACTCATCGGCCTGCTGCTTTCATTAACACTGAGGAAGCCGGTATCACACGACTAA
- a CDS encoding DinB family protein, whose protein sequence is MSKELLLFELEKTRGWTLDLFEGMKEEDMHIIPEGFPNSIHWQLGHIAGMMEMVTAALTDKNTDTSKRYQKYFGFGTSPDDFDGETPATDEIEALLKGQPERLEDLDEAVLDDDLPREFMGMTTRREQFAFMILHEAMHVGKVQEMKRVLENQ, encoded by the coding sequence ATGAGTAAGGAACTTCTGTTATTCGAACTTGAAAAGACAAGAGGATGGACATTGGATCTGTTCGAGGGAATGAAAGAGGAAGACATGCATATCATCCCTGAAGGATTTCCGAACAGCATCCATTGGCAGCTTGGACATATTGCAGGAATGATGGAGATGGTGACTGCTGCATTGACGGACAAGAACACTGATACGTCCAAGCGCTATCAGAAATATTTTGGATTCGGTACGAGTCCCGACGATTTTGATGGTGAGACACCAGCGACTGATGAAATTGAAGCCCTGCTCAAAGGCCAGCCGGAGCGTCTTGAAGATCTGGATGAAGCAGTTCTGGACGACGACCTGCCACGGGAATTCATGGGGATGACGACACGCAGGGAGCAATTCGCTTTCATGATCCTCCATGAAGCCATGCATGTCGGGAAAGTACAGGAAATGAAACGGGTACTGGAGAACCAATAA
- the pepT gene encoding peptidase T — protein sequence MRTQLIERLARYAKIDTQSDASSESVPSTYKQWDLVRLLEEELKALGMEEVETDENGYLMATLPANVEDAPVIGFLAHVDTATDFTGKNVNPQVIDYDGGEIVLNEALGVILTPEQFPELEGYSGHTLMTTDGTTLLGADNKAGIAEIVTAMEYLIDHPEVKHGKIRVAFTPDEEIGRGPHHFDVERFGANFAYTVDGGPLGELQYESFNAAAAKVTFIGNSVHPGTAKNKMVNAGRMAAEFITRFDAEDTPEHTEGYEGFFHLININGDVEKTEVNFIIRDFDKSAFEDRKDQIIAHGDALKAHYGEDRVILEMNDQYYNMRDRIEPHMEIVEYAKQAMEALDITPVIIPIRGGTDGSQLSYKGLPTPNIFTGGENFHGKFEYISIDNMEKAVQVITEISRNAAERK from the coding sequence TTGCGTACCCAACTGATCGAAAGACTTGCAAGATATGCCAAAATCGATACCCAATCCGACGCTTCAAGCGAATCCGTCCCTTCTACATACAAGCAGTGGGATCTGGTCCGTCTGCTCGAAGAAGAATTGAAGGCACTCGGGATGGAGGAAGTGGAGACGGATGAGAACGGCTATCTGATGGCGACCCTTCCTGCGAATGTCGAAGATGCACCGGTCATCGGCTTCCTCGCCCATGTTGATACCGCCACGGATTTTACGGGCAAAAATGTCAATCCACAGGTGATCGACTATGATGGAGGAGAAATCGTACTCAATGAAGCACTCGGTGTCATACTTACTCCGGAACAGTTCCCGGAACTTGAAGGCTACAGCGGGCATACACTGATGACGACGGATGGTACCACGCTTCTCGGGGCCGACAATAAGGCCGGCATCGCTGAAATCGTGACGGCGATGGAATATCTCATCGACCACCCCGAAGTGAAGCATGGGAAGATAAGGGTGGCCTTCACTCCGGATGAGGAAATCGGACGGGGGCCGCACCACTTCGATGTCGAGCGCTTCGGGGCCAATTTTGCCTATACGGTGGATGGGGGTCCGCTCGGCGAACTCCAGTATGAGAGTTTCAATGCAGCAGCTGCGAAAGTGACCTTCATCGGCAACAGTGTCCACCCCGGCACGGCCAAGAACAAGATGGTGAATGCAGGCCGGATGGCCGCTGAATTCATCACCCGCTTCGATGCCGAGGACACTCCCGAGCATACGGAAGGGTATGAAGGGTTCTTCCATCTGATCAACATCAATGGGGATGTGGAGAAGACGGAAGTGAATTTCATCATCAGGGATTTCGACAAGTCGGCATTCGAGGACCGGAAAGACCAGATCATCGCCCATGGCGATGCACTGAAGGCGCATTACGGAGAAGACCGAGTAATATTGGAAATGAATGACCAATACTACAACATGCGTGATCGGATCGAACCCCACATGGAAATCGTCGAGTACGCCAAGCAGGCGATGGAAGCCCTCGATATCACACCGGTGATCATACCGATCAGGGGCGGCACGGACGGTTCCCAACTCTCCTACAAAGGACTCCCGACTCCAAACATATTCACAGGCGGCGAAAATTTCCACGGGAAGTTCGAATACATTTCCATAGACAATATGGAGAAGGCGGTGCAGGTGATCACTGAAATCTCCCGTAATGCAGCCGAGCGGAAGTAG
- a CDS encoding D-alanine--D-alanine ligase family protein, which yields MEKLNLGILYGGQSTEHEVSMRSAESVLGALDRKKYTIHLIYISKQGEWLLADQSERIEAVVDKENGHRLSILPSQQFVSEGGMHHFDAMLPILHGTAGEDGIVQGVLEMVGVPYAGCNVRSSAVCMDKDMTKRLLKLEGINVADWMVFRHEDKDQVDYSTVEAELGLPMFVKPVNQGSSVGVSKVTDEQSFHEALALAFEFDTKVMVESAVQGREIEVSVLGNTDLTVSVPGEIVANTEFYSYESKYIDESGAALEIPARLEQPVAEKIRQTAYDVYKALDCEGMARVDVFLAGGGAVIVNEVNTLPGFTSISMYPKLLEASGISYPELLDRLVELAVERHQLNTQLKTDLL from the coding sequence ATGGAAAAATTGAATTTGGGAATATTATACGGTGGACAATCGACTGAGCATGAGGTGTCCATGCGCTCTGCCGAAAGTGTGCTGGGTGCACTCGACAGGAAAAAATACACCATCCACCTGATCTATATATCAAAGCAGGGGGAGTGGCTGCTGGCCGACCAGTCGGAACGGATTGAAGCGGTGGTGGACAAGGAGAACGGCCATCGCCTTTCCATCCTGCCATCCCAGCAGTTCGTATCCGAAGGCGGGATGCATCATTTTGATGCCATGCTGCCGATTCTGCATGGGACGGCCGGGGAGGACGGCATCGTCCAGGGTGTGCTTGAAATGGTCGGCGTTCCCTACGCCGGCTGCAACGTGAGAAGTTCAGCAGTATGCATGGATAAGGATATGACGAAGCGGCTGCTGAAGCTTGAAGGGATAAACGTGGCGGACTGGATGGTCTTCCGGCATGAGGACAAGGATCAGGTCGATTACAGCACAGTGGAGGCGGAACTCGGCCTGCCGATGTTCGTCAAACCGGTGAACCAGGGATCTTCCGTCGGGGTATCGAAAGTGACGGATGAACAGTCGTTCCATGAGGCGCTTGCACTTGCATTCGAATTCGACACGAAGGTGATGGTCGAAAGTGCCGTCCAGGGCCGCGAAATAGAAGTTTCGGTCCTCGGCAATACGGACCTGACCGTCTCCGTCCCTGGTGAAATCGTTGCGAATACCGAGTTCTACTCCTACGAATCGAAATACATCGATGAGAGCGGGGCGGCACTGGAGATTCCGGCAAGGCTCGAACAGCCGGTTGCGGAAAAGATACGCCAGACTGCGTATGATGTCTATAAGGCCCTCGACTGTGAAGGCATGGCGCGGGTGGATGTCTTCCTGGCAGGGGGCGGCGCAGTCATCGTCAACGAGGTCAACACACTTCCGGGGTTCACCAGCATCAGCATGTATCCGAAACTGCTTGAAGCGTCAGGCATCAGCTATCCTGAACTGCTGGACCGTCTGGTTGAGCTGGCGGTCGAGCGTCATCAGCTGAACACCCAGTTGAAGACGGACCTGCTGTAA
- a CDS encoding LLM class flavin-dependent oxidoreductase — MELGISTFAETLPDPHTGRTITHAERLRDIIGEMEMADKVGLDVYAVGEHHRSDYAVSAPEVILAAGAARTSSIRLSSAVTVLSSDDPVRVHERFAMLDGISGGRAEIMAGRGSFIESFPLFGYDLNDYDELFEEKLELLLQLQKGGPIHWEGKHRAPINGLEVFPRPEQSEMPIWIASGGTPDSTVRAGKLGLPIALAIIGGSPRNFAPLVELYKQTAAHAGHRIESLGIASHSHGFVWDTDEEAADLFFPSTRQGMNKIGSERGWGNYTRRSFDIARSENGALYCGSPETVARKIIDLRKNVGIKRFLLHTPLGTMPHDQVMKSIRLFGEEVAPIVRDEIAQWEGR; from the coding sequence ATGGAACTTGGAATCAGTACTTTTGCAGAAACATTGCCGGACCCCCATACAGGCCGGACGATCACCCATGCTGAAAGGCTCCGGGATATCATCGGGGAGATGGAGATGGCGGATAAGGTCGGCCTCGATGTCTATGCCGTCGGGGAGCACCACCGCTCAGATTATGCCGTCTCCGCCCCCGAAGTCATCCTGGCGGCAGGCGCCGCACGCACCAGCAGCATCAGGTTATCCAGTGCAGTGACGGTCCTCTCCTCCGATGATCCGGTGAGGGTCCACGAAAGGTTTGCGATGCTGGATGGCATCTCCGGCGGCCGGGCGGAGATCATGGCAGGCAGAGGGTCCTTCATCGAATCATTCCCTCTGTTCGGATATGATCTGAATGATTATGATGAACTGTTCGAAGAGAAGCTCGAACTGCTGCTCCAGCTCCAGAAGGGCGGGCCCATCCATTGGGAGGGGAAACACCGGGCACCGATCAATGGCCTCGAAGTATTCCCAAGGCCGGAACAATCTGAGATGCCAATATGGATCGCAAGCGGAGGCACCCCGGATTCCACTGTAAGAGCGGGAAAACTCGGACTCCCGATTGCCCTCGCCATCATCGGCGGCAGCCCCCGGAATTTCGCCCCGCTTGTCGAACTGTACAAGCAGACGGCAGCACACGCAGGGCACCGCATCGAATCCCTCGGCATCGCCTCCCACAGCCATGGCTTCGTGTGGGACACGGATGAAGAGGCTGCAGACCTGTTCTTCCCATCGACCCGGCAGGGAATGAACAAGATCGGGTCTGAACGCGGCTGGGGGAACTATACGAGACGTAGCTTCGATATTGCGCGCTCGGAAAATGGTGCGCTATACTGCGGCAGTCCGGAGACGGTCGCCAGGAAGATCATCGACTTGAGGAAGAATGTCGGCATCAAGCGGTTCCTGCTGCACACGCCGCTCGGCACGATGCCCCACGACCAGGTCATGAAATCCATACGCCTGTTCGGAGAGGAGGTCGCTCCCATCGTGCGGGATGAAATTGCACAGTGGGAAGGCAGATAG
- a CDS encoding DHA2 family efflux MFS transporter permease subunit — METTERSAPDYRLIVILLSGAFVALLSNTFLNVALPSIKDDFGITTSTVQWVSTAYMLISGIVIPTTAFLMQRFSAKKLFLAAMLLFLSGTLIAGFSPAFPVLILGRMVQASGSAILMPLLMNVMITSFPPERRGTAMGLFSLVMFFAPAIGPTLSGFIVQSYSWHYLFFIMVPVLLLVLSIGWFKLPETETGYSTRIDIPSVILSTLGFGGILYGFSSAGNSGWLRADVILALLIGFIAVFFYIRKQTRMREPMLNFSVYKFPMFTLSSLLIGTMNMALFSGMILMPIYLQDIQGISPLETGLLLLPGALIMGFMSPVSGKLFDMFGPRNLAIFGLILTVSTTFFFSRLTFDTSYTFLIMLYSIRAFGMTLVMTPVMTNGMNQLTPKLTPHGSSINSMLNQVSGAIGTALLITIMQNTMNAKLAGVSQPDAMMMDQAMLDGINFAFLIATLLLAVALGLSFFLKRVTTDEVLGDSMTKARPIETAEEK, encoded by the coding sequence ATGGAAACAACTGAAAGATCTGCGCCGGACTATCGTCTCATCGTCATATTGCTCTCCGGCGCCTTTGTCGCACTGCTCTCCAATACGTTCCTGAATGTCGCCCTGCCATCCATCAAGGATGACTTCGGCATCACCACTTCCACGGTACAGTGGGTTTCTACAGCCTATATGCTCATCAGCGGCATCGTCATACCGACCACCGCCTTCCTGATGCAGAGATTCAGCGCCAAGAAGCTTTTCCTGGCAGCGATGCTGCTCTTCCTCTCAGGAACTCTGATCGCCGGCTTTTCACCGGCTTTCCCAGTACTGATCCTGGGCCGCATGGTCCAGGCCTCCGGTTCGGCCATCCTCATGCCCCTTCTGATGAACGTCATGATCACAAGCTTTCCTCCGGAACGCCGTGGCACCGCGATGGGGCTGTTCAGCCTGGTCATGTTCTTTGCGCCGGCAATCGGCCCGACCCTCTCCGGTTTCATCGTACAGAGCTACTCCTGGCATTACCTGTTCTTCATTATGGTACCGGTTCTTCTTCTCGTCCTCAGCATCGGATGGTTCAAGCTACCCGAGACGGAGACTGGATATTCCACCAGAATCGATATCCCATCCGTCATACTGTCGACCCTCGGTTTCGGCGGCATACTATACGGATTCAGTTCCGCAGGAAACAGTGGCTGGCTGAGGGCGGATGTCATACTCGCCCTGCTCATCGGCTTCATCGCTGTCTTCTTCTATATCAGAAAGCAGACGCGCATGCGTGAGCCGATGCTCAACTTTTCGGTATACAAGTTTCCGATGTTCACGCTGTCATCCCTGCTGATCGGGACGATGAACATGGCCCTCTTCTCCGGCATGATCCTCATGCCGATATACCTGCAGGATATACAGGGCATCTCGCCGCTTGAGACGGGCCTCCTGCTCCTTCCAGGAGCGCTGATCATGGGATTCATGAGTCCGGTCTCGGGAAAGCTCTTCGACATGTTCGGGCCGAGGAACCTCGCAATATTCGGCCTCATCCTGACCGTATCGACGACATTCTTCTTCAGCCGGCTCACTTTTGATACGAGCTATACATTCCTTATCATGCTCTACTCGATCCGGGCATTCGGCATGACACTCGTCATGACGCCTGTGATGACGAACGGGATGAACCAATTGACGCCGAAGCTGACACCGCACGGTTCTTCCATCAACAGCATGCTGAACCAGGTGTCCGGTGCCATCGGCACGGCACTCCTGATCACCATCATGCAGAACACGATGAATGCAAAGCTCGCAGGTGTCTCCCAGCCGGATGCGATGATGATGGACCAGGCGATGCTCGACGGCATCAACTTCGCCTTCCTGATCGCCACCCTGCTGCTTGCCGTCGCCCTTGGCCTGTCATTCTTCCTGAAACGCGTCACGACCGATGAAGTCCTTGGGGACTCGATGACAAAAGCGCGTCCGATAGAAACCGCAGAAGAGAAATGA
- a CDS encoding type 1 glutamine amidotransferase domain-containing protein: MTKSVLLIVTNHDKINNDEDKPTGLWLSEAAEPYHVFQSAGFKVDIASPKGGSVPLDPNSLDGEEAEGDNEIIKLLQNTKRIKDMVYEGYDAIFFAGGHGTMYDFPGQADIQNILAFFKDDGRIISAVCHGPAAFADAKTKDGKYVVDGVKLTGFTNEEEKSMGLLDDMPFALQSKLESNGAGFVVGEAMEEHIITDGNFITGQNPASAEAAARAVVNKLQ, translated from the coding sequence ATGACTAAATCCGTACTACTTATAGTGACCAACCACGACAAGATCAACAACGATGAAGACAAGCCTACAGGCCTGTGGCTCAGCGAGGCGGCAGAGCCGTATCATGTCTTCCAGAGCGCAGGCTTCAAGGTCGACATCGCATCACCGAAAGGCGGTTCAGTTCCCCTGGATCCAAACTCTTTGGATGGTGAAGAAGCGGAAGGCGACAATGAGATCATCAAGCTCCTCCAAAACACCAAACGTATAAAGGATATGGTATACGAAGGATATGACGCCATCTTCTTCGCCGGAGGGCACGGGACGATGTACGATTTCCCAGGCCAGGCGGACATCCAGAACATCCTGGCATTCTTCAAGGATGACGGCCGCATCATCAGTGCGGTATGCCACGGCCCGGCTGCTTTCGCAGATGCCAAGACCAAAGATGGCAAATACGTCGTGGACGGGGTCAAATTGACCGGCTTCACGAACGAAGAGGAAAAGTCCATGGGACTCCTTGATGATATGCCATTTGCCCTGCAGTCGAAACTCGAATCCAATGGCGCAGGCTTCGTCGTCGGAGAAGCGATGGAAGAGCACATCATTACAGATGGAAACTTCATCACCGGCCAGAACCCAGCCTCCGCAGAGGCCGCAGCGAGAGCTGTCGTCAACAAACTGCAGTAG
- a CDS encoding prephenate dehydratase, producing MLIGYQGVEGSYSEMACGTFAEDGAYEMKGYPTFKALVDDLMRDRVDYIALPVENSTSGPITRTIDLMKYLEVDAVEEIYVKIDHALITKGPVALDELTEVYSHPEALEQCYGYLSGHPHLTVREYSDTADAVRMVKASDDPAVAAIAGSHAAEMYGMHVARENISDNPYNTTRFLFFRKAEKPRLKNTNKTSLYIETDHSTGSLNEILNIFSSHGINLLNLTSRPIQHKPFSYGFFIDVEKGADETLSGALEDIGEVSKYINILGTYQKGKIPSYEGALVNE from the coding sequence ATGCTGATCGGATATCAAGGTGTAGAAGGATCATACAGTGAAATGGCGTGCGGGACTTTCGCAGAGGACGGAGCATATGAAATGAAGGGGTACCCCACATTCAAGGCGCTTGTCGACGACTTGATGCGGGACCGGGTCGATTATATCGCCCTGCCGGTCGAGAACTCCACGAGCGGTCCGATCACACGGACGATCGACCTGATGAAATACCTCGAAGTGGATGCAGTGGAGGAGATCTATGTCAAGATCGACCATGCACTCATCACTAAAGGGCCGGTCGCGCTCGATGAACTGACTGAAGTCTATTCCCACCCGGAAGCGCTCGAACAATGCTACGGCTACCTGAGCGGCCATCCGCACCTCACGGTCCGTGAATATTCGGATACGGCCGATGCGGTCAGGATGGTCAAGGCTTCCGACGACCCTGCAGTCGCAGCCATCGCCGGCAGCCATGCCGCAGAGATGTACGGCATGCATGTGGCACGGGAGAACATCAGCGACAATCCATACAATACCACACGGTTCCTCTTCTTCAGAAAAGCGGAGAAGCCACGGCTGAAGAACACGAACAAGACATCACTCTACATCGAGACGGACCACAGCACAGGCTCACTGAATGAAATACTCAACATCTTCAGCAGTCACGGCATCAACCTGCTGAACCTGACTTCACGGCCGATACAGCACAAACCATTCTCCTACGGATTCTTCATCGATGTCGAAAAGGGCGCCGACGAGACGTTGAGCGGGGCACTCGAAGACATAGGGGAAGTCAGCAAGTACATCAATATCCTCGGCACCTACCAGAAGGGCAAGATCCCCTCCTACGAAGGCGCCCTCGTAAACGAATAG
- a CDS encoding class I SAM-dependent methyltransferase → MNVNFGNVAEDYLKYRDDIPDSLIKGLEMRGVAIAGSKVADLGAGPGLLSKILSDRGAIVDAVEPSSELVEVGKAHIGDDQRINFTQRYAEDTGLPANSYDIVMVMRAWHWFDREETIDEVKRILKPGGHLIIMDSGFTSASRIVKESMKIIQSYSTDKQIRPAGTKDMATQMINSFPVEWFDEWKYAKLDLMELYKVDYEVKFTNEEWLGRLSSVSWLAAFKEKQRKNTLSRISAYLEDNFPDGSHKIPHILSVAILQNKNNLQP, encoded by the coding sequence ATGAATGTAAACTTTGGGAATGTCGCTGAAGATTATTTGAAGTACAGGGATGACATCCCTGACAGTCTGATCAAAGGATTGGAGATGCGTGGGGTGGCGATCGCAGGCAGCAAGGTGGCCGATCTCGGTGCAGGGCCTGGGCTCCTCAGTAAGATTCTGAGTGACAGGGGTGCCATCGTCGATGCCGTGGAACCTTCTTCCGAACTGGTTGAAGTCGGAAAGGCGCATATCGGCGACGACCAGAGGATCAATTTTACACAACGGTATGCAGAGGACACCGGCCTGCCGGCAAACAGCTACGACATCGTCATGGTGATGCGGGCATGGCACTGGTTCGACCGGGAGGAGACGATCGATGAAGTGAAGCGTATACTGAAACCCGGCGGTCATCTGATCATTATGGATTCGGGTTTTACATCCGCTTCCAGAATCGTCAAGGAGTCCATGAAAATCATCCAATCCTATTCGACGGATAAACAGATCAGACCAGCGGGGACGAAGGACATGGCCACACAGATGATCAACAGCTTCCCTGTAGAATGGTTCGACGAATGGAAATACGCGAAGTTGGATCTGATGGAACTGTACAAGGTGGACTACGAGGTCAAGTTCACCAATGAAGAATGGCTCGGGCGGCTGTCTTCGGTATCATGGCTTGCTGCCTTCAAGGAGAAGCAGAGGAAGAATACATTGAGCCGGATCAGCGCCTACCTTGAAGATAATTTCCCGGACGGCAGTCATAAGATCCCGCATATCCTGAGTGTGGCAATCCTCCAGAACAAGAATAACCTGCAGCCCTGA
- a CDS encoding GNAT family N-acetyltransferase — protein MKFNLRKADAVDASAIAKVQVDSWRTTYSGIIDEDYLENLSYGDREKIWTRAIEENPIFLLEDGGEVVGFAIGGPERSGEHVGYDGELYAIYLYESAQQNGGGRQLVAAVAGDLLDRGFEKMVIAVLEENPACGFYEKLGGHKIGKEETTIGSTVHAELVYGFDDLRKLM, from the coding sequence ATGAAATTCAATCTGAGAAAAGCAGATGCCGTTGATGCATCTGCCATCGCGAAAGTGCAGGTCGACAGCTGGCGGACGACCTATAGCGGCATCATAGATGAAGACTATCTGGAGAATTTGAGCTATGGGGACCGGGAGAAGATATGGACCCGTGCCATCGAGGAGAACCCGATATTCCTGCTTGAGGATGGAGGCGAAGTCGTCGGCTTCGCGATCGGCGGCCCCGAGCGTTCCGGGGAACACGTCGGATATGATGGCGAACTCTATGCCATCTATCTCTATGAATCGGCCCAGCAGAACGGTGGAGGCAGACAGCTTGTCGCGGCGGTAGCGGGCGACCTTCTGGACCGCGGTTTTGAAAAGATGGTCATAGCGGTCCTTGAAGAGAATCCTGCATGCGGGTTCTATGAAAAGCTTGGTGGACACAAGATCGGCAAGGAAGAAACGACGATCGGCAGCACCGTCCATGCAGAACTGGTATATGGCTTTGATGATCTCAGGAAACTCATGTGA